The Phyllopteryx taeniolatus isolate TA_2022b chromosome 2, UOR_Ptae_1.2, whole genome shotgun sequence nucleotide sequence CGTTTCCCCTTTGTGTCCCGATTGTGGGCCCCATGTgctcccccgcccccaccccccttcttGTGTACCCATATCCCATTCCCTACCCCCATGCACTTTTCTTGTCACCCATATTGCCCCCCTTCTGTCTTTTCTTATGTCCCCAGTGTGTGCCCCTTGTGTCCTTTACCCTATCTGGCCCTTTGTCAGTGTGCGACGACGTGTCTGGACGCTGGGCCTGAGGATGTTTGCAGCAGTGAGTCAAACAGCATTTACACACGACTTAGCATCAACACATATTGGCTTGTGAGGACCAGGTGTGGACCACTGCATGTACACAATGTACAACAAAACAATGTACTGCTACACTATGTTGAACTACACAATGTAGATGACAGTTACAGTCCAGCGCGGCCAATGGGTGAGTAAAGTGTTATTTCTTATTTGTACAATGGTAAACTTATTATCTACACGAGTTAGACAGAACTAGTTTGAAGATGAAGTTTTCTTTGTATGGTGacgtttgaccctggaacagattacCTCCATTATTTCCGATATGAAGCTGAACCAAATAATCTGTTcctgggtcaaactgtcaccattatGAAACCTTTGCTTTCCTAGCATTCACAGCGGGGATGAACATAGTGTCATGCACTACTCCTTGGTAACACCAGGGGGAGtcatgttgctgctgttgcaTGCAGCAAAGGGTCACAAACACAGGTCACGTGGTCAGTGCAGCCTCCGCACACGCGACGTACAAACACATTCGTGcgcgcgtgcacgcacacacaagcacacgcatacacattGTCGTACAcgcacactaacacacacacacactcccctcTTGCTTTTAACCACGCCTCCCATGACTACATCACGGCTGATGTGACATCATcagctcctcctcgtcctcttcaGTCGTGAAGCCCAAAAACATCATCAGACCCATCAGACCACCACACGTGctgctcctcttcttctttatgTGCTTCATTGGTACCGTTTGGGGGAGCAAGCCGTGCCTGGAGAGTTGGTTATAACAAGCTGGAGGACCAGGAcgtggattttatttattttttttattcattgttttgtttgttttacatagGATAAGCTTGTTGGGTGGTCTCCATGGACGCTCCTCTTCTTTCTCTGTGGATGTCATCCGAATGAGcgtctttaatttttttgtcactttatcATCTAAAGTGGTGTTGACAAGAAAAATAGAGAAGAGAGAGGCGGGGGGAGTTTAGTGACGGACATGGCGATGGTGGCGTGGAGGAACCCAGAGGAGGGCACGCTCTCCTCCCCGGTGTCGCACGTTGCTCTGCCTGTGCACATGAACCCACCGCCGGCCTCCCTGGAGATGCCCCCGGCTGCAGCACCActcaacaccaccaccactaaTAGCAACAACAATAGTTCTTCttcgtcgtcatcgtcgtcgtcgtcgtccgacAAGCAGGCAAGCGCGCACATAGAGTGCATCGTGTGCGGCGACAAGTCAAGCGGAAAGCACTACGGCCAGTTCACCTGCGAGGGCTGCAAAAGCTTCTTCAAGCGCAGCGTGCGCCGCAACCTGAGCTACACCTGCCGGGCCAGCCGAACCTGCCCCGTCGACCAGCACCACCGCAACCAGTGCCAATACTGCCGTCTCAAGAAGTGCCTCAAAGTGGGCATGCGAAGGGAAGGTACGCGCCAGCCGCCCCAATCGGGTCCATTCTCTATTGTATACGCCAATTCTTCTCCTTCCGCATTTTTCAGTGCTCCAAAACATTACAATTTCAACATTGTCATTCACCTTATACAGCACATATTGGGAACTATTTGTCATATTCCCCAAAGTCCTACTTTCCCCAAAATTCCAGATTTTCTCTGAAAAGAATTCCCTTTGAAATGGAGACATTTATCAAATTCAACTCATACTTCCATATTTCACAGAGGATTCAAATCATTCCAGCTTTTGCTCATTCGGGACATGTCGAGAACTATTAATCGCATTCCccaaattcacatttttgtcaatattCCCAAACCAGTGCAGACAATTTACATATTGCGGCCTCCCTCCACATTTCTTGAGCAATTCAAACCATTTgcacttcaaaatgttcagcccATTCATATTGACATATTGAGAAGTATTTATGGCATTCCCCAAATTCGCAAATCAATTTATTCTACATTGCCACATTCCTATACTTGTCATTGTTCCATTTTCCTTGACAACATTGCCAAATTAATGCAGGCACTTGACGTATTTATAGCTTGCGAAATAAAATTCACAATTAAATTCTCAATTAAGAGATATTAACAGACATGTTACATATTCACTTCCTCAACTCTTGATCTATTCAAATCATTCCAACTTCAAGTATCACATtcaatattttgacaattgaaTTAATTCCCCAGCTTTTCAGCTCTTTGGAAATTCACACCTCATTTCAAAGTTAAATTCTCTATTGAACACCTTTTTGTCAGTTCAGGGATGTCCACTGGGGGCCACATTATAGATCTTttaacattcacatttacaattttgaaaaaaatggacacattttctcttttacatttaaaagatcatttaaaataaaaactctgATACCTTGTCTCAttgaacttttttccccccaaaattaaaccctaaccattttttaaatagattacatttaaaaagtaaattctaaaaaaaataataataataatgaatggcCTTCTTCTGGAATTTATATTAAGCCCAAATAATAGTAATTCTGGGCCTAGATTAAATTTGGTGGGGAAAAGCGGTCACTGTAAGGTTTATAATATTGACATTTTATGAGAAATTAAACATTTGATATACCagaattaaaaatataacaaaaatgatGACGAATTTGGAGGAAAGAAATTGAAAGTAAAATTGGGCCCATTCAGTAACTACAACCTCAGTCAGATTAGACACCCTAAGGTAGTGGAGAATAGTGTTATTTATCTCAGCCAACAAatgaagagaaaataaaatatagttattattaaatataatgaaaGACAATATCAGACTGatcatataaaaacaaataaaaacagaagggtttaaaaatgacaaaaggaaaaaggaacAATTTTAATAATGTTCTGGATTCCAataatacaatttggaatttcaaTTCAAACACAATGATCAAACACATTTGGAATAAAAGAAATATTGAAATCAAAATTAATACAGGCAACCTTTTTTCAAAATTGCAATTTACAATTGCCAAATCAACTCAGGAAACAAATTTTGTAACTAGGAGTCAATATGGAtgccataaaatatatatagtacCATAAGATTTATCTCAGCCAATCAGAAAAGGTTATAAAAGGTTTAATTAATCAGCCTTTATATGGGTTGCATTGTTAATGTGTATAAACTGCACTCTGAATTACCATCCAAATAATATCACCAATGTAAATTGACCTGAATCATATCAATGTAAACAAATCATCAAATGAAAATTAGAAAGAGTAATATTTCACCCAAAATTTAGTAAGACCCCAAAAAGGTTAatacaagtaaaaacaaaatgtgacaagtaagtgtgtgtgtgtgtgtgtgtgtgtgtatactctGAATTATCACCCATGTAATATCAAGTGTACGTGATCGGAATTGGCCCCATGTAAACAAATCGGGATCCAATCCAGATGAAATGGCATTCGTGTGTTTGGGTGGAGCCAAAGTTTCAGGCAAGAAGTTGAGGAGGTGGGGCATgggtccgtgtgtgtgtgtgggagggtgAAACCAACCGGGACGCCAAGAAGACAACCAGTCCTAAATTTAGCACCTCTCGCAACCCCCCCTGGCGTGACGGCGGAGAGGCTTGCACGCGATCCAGAATCCATTTTAATCCTCTCCCGTCTTTAAAGTGTACAGTGTGGTTTTATGGCATATTTGAAGCATATTTGGTCTTGTTAAATGGCACATTTAAAGTAGATTTAGTGGGGAGGTTTTTCAGTGTATATAAactatatttattgtattgtgcTGTTTTATGGTACctgtattttacatatattaGGTGTTGTTTTATGGCATATTTACAGTGTATTCCGGGTTGTTTTATGGCACAGTGATATATATTTAGTGTTGTTTTTATGGCACATTTCAACTATATGCTGTAGTGTTGTTTTGAAGCATATATGAGGTAGTTTTAGTCTTGTGTTATGGCACATTTAACGTGTTGCTTTATGACATCCTTATATATATTTACTGCCTTTTTTGGTGTCTCCCATCTGTATTTATTGCAGTGTTTAATTTAAAGTACATTGTTTTAAGGATATTTATTGTATAATGTTGTTTAGGGCACAGTTAAAGTTTATATAGTGTTGTTTTACGGCAGAATAAATGCAATGTGTTGTTTTATGGCATATTTAAAGTAGATTTCGGGTTGTTTTATGACACATTTATGTATATTAAGTGTGTATAGACTTGTTCTATTGGATATTTAAAGTAGATTTAGTGTTGTTTCGTGCCATGTTTTGGATGCATTTATTGTACAATGTTGATTTATGATATAATTAAAGTATATTTGGTGGGCTTTTTTATGGCACGTTTAGTgcataatgttttatttttggtatgtttttcaaagtatgtttttgtttgtggcaCATTTAGTGGAAAGAGCAGTTTTATGGAATAGTTCTGAATATTTAGTGTTGTCTTATGGCCCTTTTTTAATGGTAtgttttaagtacatttattaTACAATGTTGTTTTATGACACATTTAAAGTATATTTAGTGTTGTTTTATGGCACATTTAGTGCATAGTGTTGGCATATGGTGGGAGGAAaaggtatgtgaaccctttggaatttcataaattggtcataaaatgtggtctggtCTTCATTTAAagcacaagaataaacagtctgGTTACGCTGAtaccacacaaaaatgttttctcatttttattgatattttgtatatatatatatatatagagagagagagagagagagagagagagagagagagagagagagagagagagagagagagagagagagagagagagagagagagagagaaatatatatatatatatatatatatatatatatttatatatatatatagtattgggcggcacggtgcgcGACGGTGGTTAGCATTGTGTGGTGttctcttgcccagagtcagctgagataggtgccagcatgtccgcgacccttgtgaggataagcggtacagaaaatggatggatggttgatcCTCCTTttgcagcaataacctcaaccaaacatttcctgtacgTGATGTGCACAACGATCACGTTGAATTTTGGACcgttcctctttacaaaactgttccagttcagcaagattcctgggatgtctggtgtgaatagctctcttgaggtcatgtcACAGAATCTCagtcaggttgaggtcaggattttATATATAAACTTCTATAAAGCTGGAAAAGTTTACATAAGTACAGTATCTCTAAAAGACTTACTGTTCGTCAGTCCATGGTTAGACAAATTGATagcgcagaatgctcaatgaggtaaaaaaagaaCCGTCAagtgtcagctgaagacttaTAGAAATCACTAGCACATGCCTGTCGACAAATCTACCATACCTAAAACATTACACAATAATGGGGTTTATGGGATAATACTAAAGAAAAACACGTtacagtctaaaaaaaaaaaagaaaaaaaaaaaaaaacaacaacattgctgCACGTTTGAAGTTTTCTAAAGAGCACTTGAATGTTCCACACCACTACTGGAAAAATATTCTATGGtgagatgaaaccaaagttgaattgtttgggaggaacatTACCCACGACattatcccaactgtgaagtatggGGGAGGGAGAATCATGGTATGGGAGTGCTTTCctacctcagggcctggacagcttgctatcagcaattgaaaaatgaattcacaagtttatcaaaatattttgcagaagaactgGCCATTAattgaagctcaaaagaggatgggtgttgctgcaggacaatgatccaaaatgcAGAAGAAGAGATAAATATGTGTTCTGGAGTGTCCCAGTCAAAGTcatgacctcaaccctattgagatgctgtggcatgacctcaagagagctattcacaccagacatcccaggaatcttgcaatggttttgtaaagaggaatggtccaaattCATCCTGATTGTTGTGTTAtggaacatttacagtataattcTTATAGTATAATTCTTTCATGGCACATTCGTGTATATTTAGTGTTGCTTTATAGCACATTTCAAGTAGCTTCATCTTCTTTTAGTCCTCTGTCTcccttgttttcattgttttctatttttcagCGGTGCAGAGAGGCCGCCTCCCCCCGGCACAGTCGTTTCACGGCCAGTTCTCTCTCAGCACGGGCGAGCCCTTACAGTGCCACTCTTACCTGTCAGGTTACATCTCGCTGCTACTGCGGGCTGAGCCCTACGCAACATCGCGCTTCGGCTCCCAGTGCCTGCCGGGCGGCGGCGCGGTGGGCATTGAGAACATCTGCGAGCTGGCGGCGCGCATGTTGTTCAGCGCCGTGGAGTGGGCCCGCAACATCCCGTTCTTCCCCGACCTGCAGGTGTCAGACCAGGTGGCTCTGCTGCGGCTTACCTGGAGCGAGCTGTTCGTGCTTAACGCGGCCCAGTGCGCCATGCCGGTGCACGTGGCGCCACTGCTGGCCGCCGCCGGCCTGCACGCCGCTCCCATGTCGGCCGAGCGCGTGGTGGCCTTCATGGACCATATTCGCGTCTTCCAGGAGCAGGTGGAGAAGCTCAAGACGCTGCACGTGGATTCGGCGGAGTACACGTGCCTGAAGGCAGTCGTGCTGTTCACCACAGGTACGTGACGTCATCGCCAA carries:
- the LOC133473240 gene encoding COUP transcription factor 2-like isoform X1: MAMVAWRNPEEGTLSSPVSHVALPVHMNPPPASLEMPPAAAPLNTTTTNSNNNSSSSSSSSSSSSDKQASAHIECIVCGDKSSGKHYGQFTCEGCKSFFKRSVRRNLSYTCRASRTCPVDQHHRNQCQYCRLKKCLKVGMRREAVQRGRLPPAQSFHGQFSLSTGEPLQCHSYLSGYISLLLRAEPYATSRFGSQCLPGGGAVGIENICELAARMLFSAVEWARNIPFFPDLQVSDQVALLRLTWSELFVLNAAQCAMPVHVAPLLAAAGLHAAPMSAERVVAFMDHIRVFQEQVEKLKTLHVDSAEYTCLKAVVLFTTDACGLSDAAHVEGLQEKSQCALEEYVRSQYPNQPSRFGRLLLRLPSLRSVSSAVIEQLFFVRLVGKTPIETLIRDMLLSGGSFNWPYMPVQ
- the LOC133473240 gene encoding COUP transcription factor 2-like isoform X2 is translated as MAMVAWRNPEEGTLSSPVSHVALPVHMNPPPASLEMPPAAAPLNTTTTNSNNNSSSSSSSSSSSSDKQASAHIECIVCGDKSSGKHYGQFTCEGCKSFFKRSVRRNLSYTCRASRTCPVDQHHRNQCQYCRLKKCLKVGMRREAVQRGRLPPAQSFHGQFSLSTGEPLQCHSYLSGYISLLLRAEPYATSRFGSQCLPGGGAVGIENICELAARMLFSAVEWARNIPFFPDLQVSDQVALLRLTWSELFVLNAAQCAMPVHVAPLLAAAGLHAAPMSAERVVAFMDHIRVFQEQVEKLKTLHVDSAEYTCLKAVVLFTTATPTRNPEEIERGARGEDGQMLAEIRRLFLGEAI